From a region of the Oncorhynchus tshawytscha isolate Ot180627B linkage group LG14, Otsh_v2.0, whole genome shotgun sequence genome:
- the LOC112266414 gene encoding transformer-2 protein homolog alpha isoform X2: MCIWPVQDSRSASRSVSPRGSGKSASRSPAHSPARSKDGSRHSRSKSHSRSRSKSRSRSHRSSRRHYSRSRSRSHRRRSRSRSRSGEYRRRRSHSHSPMSNRRRHIGNRANPDPNCCLGVFGLSLYTTERDLRDVFSKYGPLADVSIVYDQQSRRSRGFAFVYFEVREDANEAKERANGMELDGRRIRVDFSITKRPHTPTPGIYMGRPTYGGGGGSSSSGGGGGGGGSGGPSSSSSRRSSKDYDRGGDRGYDRGYDRGYDRYDDRECYRSYRRRSPSPYYSRGTYRSRSRSRSYSPRHY, encoded by the exons ATGTGTATCTGGCCCGTTCAGGACTCGCGGTCCGCTTCCAGGAGTGTGAGCCCAAGGGGTTCTGGGAAGTCTGCCAGCCGCTCCCCGGCCCATTCCCCAGCCCGCTCCAAAGATGGCTCCAGACACTCCAGGTCTAAGTCCCACTCCCGATCCCGCTCCAAGTCCAG GTCTCGTTCCCACAGAAGCTCCCGCAGGCATTATTCCCGCTCTCGCTCCCGTTCCCACCGCCGCCGTTCCCGTAGCCGTTCCCGAAGCGGGGAATACCGCCGCCGTCGGAGCCACAGCCACTCCCCCATGTCCAACCGCCGCAGGCACATTGGCAACcgg GCCAACCCGGACCCGAACTGCTGCCTGGGTGTGTTTGGTCTGAGCCtgtacaccacagagagagacctgagagacgTGTTCTCCAAGTACGGTCCCCTGGCTGACGTCAGCATCGTCTACGACCAGCAGTCACGACGCTCCCGCGGCTTCGCCTTCGTCTACTTCGAAGTCCGAGAGGACGCCaatgag GCTAAGGAGAGAGCTAATGGAATGGAGTTGGATGGACGGAGGATCAGGGTCGATTTCTCCATCACCAAACGACCACACACTCCTACCCCTGGGATATATATGGGACGGCCCACATA TggtggcggcggcggcagcagcagcagcggaggcggtggaggaggaggaggaagtggcgGCCCCAGCTCAAGCTCGTCTCGCCGTAGCTCGAAGGATTACGACCGTGGCGGTGACCGTGGTTACGACAGAGGCTATGACCGTGGCTACGATCGTTACGACGACCGAGAGTGCTACAGGTCCTACAG ACGCAGGTCTCCGTCCCCGTACTACAGCCGAGGGACCTACCGGTCTCGCTCCCGCTCGCGGTCTTACTCCCCAC GCCACTACTGA
- the LOC112266414 gene encoding transformer-2 protein homolog alpha isoform X1, translating into MSDNEKDFGERDSRSASRSVSPRGSGKSASRSPAHSPARSKDGSRHSRSKSHSRSRSKSRSRSHRSSRRHYSRSRSRSHRRRSRSRSRSGEYRRRRSHSHSPMSNRRRHIGNRANPDPNCCLGVFGLSLYTTERDLRDVFSKYGPLADVSIVYDQQSRRSRGFAFVYFEVREDANEAKERANGMELDGRRIRVDFSITKRPHTPTPGIYMGRPTYGGGGGSSSSGGGGGGGGSGGPSSSSSRRSSKDYDRGGDRGYDRGYDRGYDRYDDRECYRSYRRRSPSPYYSRGTYRSRSRSRSYSPRHY; encoded by the exons GACTCGCGGTCCGCTTCCAGGAGTGTGAGCCCAAGGGGTTCTGGGAAGTCTGCCAGCCGCTCCCCGGCCCATTCCCCAGCCCGCTCCAAAGATGGCTCCAGACACTCCAGGTCTAAGTCCCACTCCCGATCCCGCTCCAAGTCCAG GTCTCGTTCCCACAGAAGCTCCCGCAGGCATTATTCCCGCTCTCGCTCCCGTTCCCACCGCCGCCGTTCCCGTAGCCGTTCCCGAAGCGGGGAATACCGCCGCCGTCGGAGCCACAGCCACTCCCCCATGTCCAACCGCCGCAGGCACATTGGCAACcgg GCCAACCCGGACCCGAACTGCTGCCTGGGTGTGTTTGGTCTGAGCCtgtacaccacagagagagacctgagagacgTGTTCTCCAAGTACGGTCCCCTGGCTGACGTCAGCATCGTCTACGACCAGCAGTCACGACGCTCCCGCGGCTTCGCCTTCGTCTACTTCGAAGTCCGAGAGGACGCCaatgag GCTAAGGAGAGAGCTAATGGAATGGAGTTGGATGGACGGAGGATCAGGGTCGATTTCTCCATCACCAAACGACCACACACTCCTACCCCTGGGATATATATGGGACGGCCCACATA TggtggcggcggcggcagcagcagcagcggaggcggtggaggaggaggaggaagtggcgGCCCCAGCTCAAGCTCGTCTCGCCGTAGCTCGAAGGATTACGACCGTGGCGGTGACCGTGGTTACGACAGAGGCTATGACCGTGGCTACGATCGTTACGACGACCGAGAGTGCTACAGGTCCTACAG ACGCAGGTCTCCGTCCCCGTACTACAGCCGAGGGACCTACCGGTCTCGCTCCCGCTCGCGGTCTTACTCCCCAC GCCACTACTGA
- the LOC112266414 gene encoding transformer-2 protein homolog alpha isoform X3, producing the protein MSNRRRHIGNRANPDPNCCLGVFGLSLYTTERDLRDVFSKYGPLADVSIVYDQQSRRSRGFAFVYFEVREDANEAKERANGMELDGRRIRVDFSITKRPHTPTPGIYMGRPTYGGGGGSSSSGGGGGGGGSGGPSSSSSRRSSKDYDRGGDRGYDRGYDRGYDRYDDRECYRSYRRRSPSPYYSRGTYRSRSRSRSYSPRHY; encoded by the exons ATGTCCAACCGCCGCAGGCACATTGGCAACcgg GCCAACCCGGACCCGAACTGCTGCCTGGGTGTGTTTGGTCTGAGCCtgtacaccacagagagagacctgagagacgTGTTCTCCAAGTACGGTCCCCTGGCTGACGTCAGCATCGTCTACGACCAGCAGTCACGACGCTCCCGCGGCTTCGCCTTCGTCTACTTCGAAGTCCGAGAGGACGCCaatgag GCTAAGGAGAGAGCTAATGGAATGGAGTTGGATGGACGGAGGATCAGGGTCGATTTCTCCATCACCAAACGACCACACACTCCTACCCCTGGGATATATATGGGACGGCCCACATA TggtggcggcggcggcagcagcagcagcggaggcggtggaggaggaggaggaagtggcgGCCCCAGCTCAAGCTCGTCTCGCCGTAGCTCGAAGGATTACGACCGTGGCGGTGACCGTGGTTACGACAGAGGCTATGACCGTGGCTACGATCGTTACGACGACCGAGAGTGCTACAGGTCCTACAG ACGCAGGTCTCCGTCCCCGTACTACAGCCGAGGGACCTACCGGTCTCGCTCCCGCTCGCGGTCTTACTCCCCAC GCCACTACTGA